A genomic region of Mesobacillus jeotgali contains the following coding sequences:
- the pyk gene encoding pyruvate kinase, whose translation MRKTKIVCTIGPASESVDKLVQLIEAGMNVSRLNFSHGNHEEHAARIKNIREAAEKTGKKVGILLDTKGPEIRTNDMENGAIELTTGQECIVSMTEVLGTAEKFSVTYDQLIDDVHPGAKILLDDGLIGLEVISIDKSNNEIKTRVLNSGTLKNKKGVNVPGVSVNLPGITEKDAKDILFGVEQGVDFIAASFVRRATDVLEIRQLLEENNGSNIHIIPKIENQEGVDNINEILEVSDGLMVARGDLGVEIPAEEVPLVQKELIKKCNTLGKPVITATQMLDSMQRNPRPTRAEASDVANAIFDGTDAIMLSGETAAGQYPVEAVQTMHNIASRAEQALDHKELLSARSKDTEHNITDAIGQSVAHTALNLEVNAIITPTESGHTARMISKYRPKAPIIAATSNDHVLRRLALVWGVYPQLGQKAETTDEMLAIAVEESVNSGLVSHGDLVVITAGVPVGEAGTTNLMKIHVVGDILAKAQGIGRKSAYGRVVVAKDAQEAISKVKQGSILVTIGSDREMVPALEKCSALITEEGGLTSHAAVVGLNLGIPVIVGVENAMKLFEDGQEITVDSARGVIYKGHASVL comes from the coding sequence ATGCGCAAAACAAAAATTGTTTGTACAATTGGTCCCGCAAGTGAAAGTGTAGACAAATTAGTTCAATTGATTGAAGCAGGTATGAATGTTTCCCGTCTTAATTTCTCACACGGAAATCACGAGGAACACGCAGCGCGTATCAAGAATATCAGAGAAGCTGCTGAAAAAACAGGGAAGAAGGTAGGTATCCTTCTTGATACAAAAGGCCCTGAAATCCGAACGAATGATATGGAAAACGGAGCGATCGAGCTTACGACAGGCCAGGAATGCATCGTTTCCATGACAGAGGTTCTGGGTACAGCTGAAAAGTTCTCTGTTACTTATGACCAATTGATTGATGATGTACATCCAGGAGCGAAAATCCTTCTTGATGACGGATTAATCGGTCTGGAAGTTATCAGCATCGATAAGTCTAACAATGAGATTAAAACCAGGGTTCTAAACAGCGGAACTCTTAAGAATAAAAAAGGTGTGAACGTACCAGGTGTTTCTGTTAACCTGCCGGGAATCACTGAAAAAGACGCTAAGGATATCCTATTCGGTGTAGAGCAAGGTGTAGATTTTATTGCAGCATCATTTGTGCGACGTGCGACAGATGTGTTGGAAATCCGCCAGCTTCTTGAAGAAAACAATGGTTCCAATATCCACATTATCCCTAAGATCGAAAATCAGGAAGGCGTCGACAACATCAATGAAATCCTTGAAGTTTCAGATGGCCTGATGGTTGCCCGTGGAGACCTTGGTGTTGAAATCCCGGCTGAAGAAGTACCACTAGTGCAAAAAGAACTGATCAAAAAGTGCAATACACTTGGAAAGCCTGTTATCACGGCAACCCAGATGCTTGATTCCATGCAGCGCAATCCGCGTCCGACACGCGCAGAAGCAAGTGACGTAGCAAATGCGATCTTTGATGGTACAGATGCTATTATGCTTTCTGGTGAAACAGCTGCAGGACAATATCCTGTAGAAGCTGTACAGACAATGCATAATATCGCATCACGTGCAGAACAAGCACTTGATCATAAAGAACTTTTATCAGCTCGCAGTAAAGATACAGAGCACAATATCACAGATGCTATCGGACAATCGGTTGCACATACAGCGTTGAACCTTGAAGTGAACGCAATCATCACACCGACTGAAAGCGGCCATACAGCACGTATGATTTCAAAATACCGCCCGAAGGCTCCAATCATTGCAGCAACATCGAATGATCATGTTCTTCGCCGCCTGGCACTAGTTTGGGGAGTATATCCACAGCTTGGCCAGAAAGCTGAAACAACAGACGAAATGCTCGCAATCGCAGTAGAAGAAAGTGTGAACAGTGGTCTTGTATCCCACGGTGACCTTGTTGTCATCACAGCTGGTGTACCGGTTGGAGAAGCAGGCACAACTAACCTGATGAAGATCCATGTAGTAGGCGATATCCTTGCAAAAGCTCAAGGTATCGGACGCAAATCTGCATACGGAAGAGTAGTCGTAGCAAAGGATGCACAAGAAGCAATCAGTAAGGTAAAACAAGGCAGCATCCTTGTAACAATCGGCTCAGACCGCGAAATGGTCCCTGCGCTTGAGAAGTGCAGCGCCTTGATTACAGAAGAAGGCGGTTTGACAAGCCATGCGGCAGTAGTCGGATTGAACCTTGGAATCCCTGTGATCGTAGGCGTAGAAAATGCAATGAAGCTTTTTGAAGATGGCCAGGAAATTACGGTAGACTCAGCAAGAGGCGTCATCTACAAAGGACATGCGAGTGTTTTATAA
- the pfkA gene encoding 6-phosphofructokinase — MKRIGVLTSGGDSPGMNAAVRAVVRKAIYHDVEVYGVFGGYAGLMSGNMKKLELGSVGDIIHRGGTFLYSARSEEFKTKEGQQKGIEQLNKLGIDGLVVIGGDGSYRGAKALTEQGFPCVGVPGTIDNDIPGTEFTIGFDTALNTVIDAIDKIRDTASSHERTFVVEVMGRNAGDLALWSGLAGGAETILIPEDPHDMKDIARRLKKGHERGKKHSIIVVAEGVMNGYDFAKQLQEETDFDTRVTVLGHVQRGGTPTAFDRVLASRLGARAVELLLEGKGGRAVGMEKNQLVDYDIIEALAKEHTVDLNLYKLSKELSI, encoded by the coding sequence ATGAAAAGAATTGGTGTTTTGACGAGCGGCGGGGATTCACCCGGCATGAATGCAGCTGTACGTGCGGTTGTCAGGAAAGCGATTTACCATGATGTAGAGGTTTATGGTGTATTTGGCGGATACGCTGGTTTGATGAGCGGAAATATGAAAAAGCTGGAGCTTGGTTCGGTTGGTGACATCATCCATCGCGGCGGAACATTCCTATATTCCGCGAGAAGTGAAGAATTCAAGACAAAAGAAGGCCAGCAAAAAGGGATCGAGCAATTAAATAAGCTCGGTATTGACGGACTTGTTGTCATTGGCGGAGATGGATCTTACAGAGGTGCAAAGGCGTTGACTGAACAAGGCTTCCCTTGTGTCGGTGTACCTGGAACCATCGACAATGATATTCCAGGAACTGAGTTCACAATCGGATTTGATACTGCGCTTAATACTGTCATCGATGCAATCGATAAAATCCGTGATACTGCTTCTTCACATGAAAGAACGTTTGTTGTCGAAGTAATGGGGCGCAACGCTGGGGATTTGGCATTATGGTCTGGTCTGGCAGGCGGTGCGGAAACTATCCTGATTCCTGAGGATCCGCATGATATGAAGGACATAGCTCGCCGTCTGAAAAAAGGCCATGAACGTGGTAAAAAACACAGTATCATTGTTGTAGCGGAAGGTGTCATGAACGGTTATGACTTTGCGAAGCAACTGCAAGAAGAGACTGACTTTGATACACGTGTAACGGTCCTTGGCCATGTTCAGCGCGGAGGAACGCCTACAGCATTCGATCGCGTACTTGCAAGCAGGCTGGGAGCACGGGCAGTAGAGCTTTTATTGGAAGGCAAAGGCGGACGTGCTGTTGGAATGGAAAAGAATCAATTAGTTGATTACGATATCATCGAAGCATTGGCAAAAGAGCATACTGTTGACTTGAACTTATATAAATTATCGAAAGAGCTTTCTATTTAA
- the accA gene encoding acetyl-CoA carboxylase carboxyl transferase subunit alpha → MAGELEFEKPVIELRNKISELKEFTKNTDVDLTAEIDKLETRLQKLESEIYENMKPWDRVQIARHPNRPTTLEYISLLFTDFFECHGDRSYGDDEAIVGGIAKFHGYPVTVIGHQRGKDTKENIRRNFGMPHPEGYRKALRLMKQAEKFRRPIICFIDTKGAYPGKAAEERGQSEAIARNLFEMAGLTVPVICVVIGEGGSGGALALGVGNYIHMLENSTYSVISPEGAAAILWKDSTLAKKAAETMKITAPDLKGLGIIDEIIPEVKGGAHKDLKQQAKYMDKVLKDSMSELLVLDEETLLSQRYEKYKRIGEFSFPSEFIGVK, encoded by the coding sequence ATGGCAGGAGAACTAGAATTTGAGAAACCAGTAATAGAGCTCAGGAATAAAATCAGTGAGCTCAAGGAATTTACGAAGAATACTGATGTAGATCTTACGGCGGAAATTGATAAATTGGAAACAAGACTGCAAAAACTTGAATCTGAAATTTACGAGAACATGAAACCGTGGGACAGGGTGCAGATTGCTCGCCATCCAAATCGACCGACAACGCTTGAATATATCTCCTTACTGTTCACCGACTTCTTCGAATGTCACGGTGACAGGTCATATGGAGATGATGAAGCAATTGTTGGCGGTATTGCCAAGTTTCATGGCTATCCTGTGACAGTCATTGGCCATCAGCGCGGAAAAGATACAAAAGAAAATATCCGCAGGAATTTTGGTATGCCACATCCTGAAGGTTACAGGAAAGCTTTGCGTTTAATGAAACAAGCTGAAAAGTTCAGGCGGCCGATCATTTGCTTTATCGATACTAAGGGGGCTTACCCTGGAAAAGCGGCAGAAGAGCGGGGGCAAAGTGAGGCGATCGCCCGCAATCTATTCGAGATGGCAGGACTCACCGTACCGGTAATCTGTGTGGTCATTGGTGAAGGCGGAAGTGGTGGAGCATTGGCGCTTGGAGTCGGCAATTACATTCATATGCTCGAGAACTCCACGTACTCTGTGATCTCGCCTGAAGGAGCAGCTGCTATTCTTTGGAAAGATTCCACTTTGGCGAAAAAAGCAGCCGAAACAATGAAGATAACAGCACCAGACCTTAAAGGACTAGGTATCATTGATGAAATCATCCCAGAAGTAAAGGGCGGTGCTCATAAAGATTTAAAGCAGCAGGCAAAGTATATGGATAAAGTGTTAAAAGACTCAATGTCCGAACTGCTTGTTCTAGATGAAGAGACACTCCTGAGCCAGCGCTACGAAAAATATAAACGAATTGGAGAGTTTTCGTTTCCATCAGAATTTATAGGGGTAAAATAA
- the accD gene encoding acetyl-CoA carboxylase, carboxyltransferase subunit beta: protein MLKELFTKTKKKKYATIPSEAAKQDVPEGIMTKCPNCKKIMYTKELNKNCKVCFQCGYHHQMNSAERIDSFLDAGSFRELDREMISGNPLGFPGYEDKLEKDREKTGLNEAVVTGLGSVNGLDVAIAIMDATFRMGSMGSVVGEKITRAIEKADELSIPFIIFTASGGARMQEGVLSLMQMAKTSVALKRFSDNGGLIISIMTHPTTGGVSASFASLGDYNLAEPGALIGFAGRRIIEQTIREELPEDFQTSEFLLKHGQLDAVISRTELKDKISGILEIHQPGGTFEWQEN from the coding sequence TTGCTTAAGGAACTTTTTACGAAAACGAAAAAGAAAAAGTATGCGACAATTCCTTCTGAAGCAGCAAAGCAGGATGTTCCTGAAGGAATCATGACAAAATGCCCGAACTGCAAGAAAATCATGTATACGAAAGAACTGAATAAAAATTGCAAGGTGTGTTTCCAGTGCGGTTACCACCATCAGATGAATTCAGCAGAGCGAATCGACAGCTTCCTCGATGCAGGAAGTTTCCGCGAGTTGGATCGCGAGATGATTTCAGGCAATCCATTAGGATTTCCAGGATATGAGGATAAGCTCGAAAAGGACCGGGAAAAAACAGGATTAAATGAAGCGGTAGTTACCGGATTAGGCAGTGTGAATGGACTTGATGTCGCTATAGCGATCATGGATGCGACTTTCAGGATGGGAAGCATGGGTTCCGTCGTAGGTGAAAAGATTACGAGAGCGATTGAAAAAGCAGATGAATTATCGATACCATTTATCATTTTTACCGCTTCTGGAGGGGCCAGGATGCAGGAAGGTGTCCTGAGTTTGATGCAAATGGCGAAAACAAGCGTCGCATTGAAAAGGTTCAGTGATAACGGCGGGTTGATCATCTCTATTATGACTCATCCGACAACAGGTGGAGTTTCCGCGAGTTTTGCCTCGCTTGGCGACTACAATCTAGCAGAACCTGGAGCTTTGATTGGCTTCGCAGGACGCAGGATCATTGAACAGACAATCCGCGAAGAGCTGCCTGAAGACTTCCAGACATCTGAATTCTTACTGAAGCATGGACAGCTTGATGCTGTGATCTCGAGAACAGAATTGAAAGATAAAATCTCAGGAATACTTGAAATCCATCAGCCAGGAGGGACTTTCGAATGGCAGGAGAACTAG
- a CDS encoding FadR/GntR family transcriptional regulator codes for MINKDGLKPGDKIPSERELSERLNAGRSSVREALRALELLGLIETRRGEGTFIRDFRGNQLVQLLSTFILQDEKAKDDVVETKNMIEVDCLYLAAEKFKEDEIKRLKTWIDDHNFEDEEFFRKIAELADNHLFYRIWYILNDYYNALQLKVSPAEKADYHKLVDSLETTRGDLILERYRMLRKMSTE; via the coding sequence ATGATTAATAAAGACGGCTTAAAGCCAGGAGATAAAATCCCATCCGAACGTGAACTTTCAGAGCGCCTGAATGCCGGGCGCTCCTCCGTTCGCGAGGCATTGCGTGCCCTCGAGCTTCTCGGTTTGATCGAGACGAGAAGAGGAGAGGGAACGTTTATCAGGGACTTCCGCGGCAACCAGCTTGTCCAATTATTAAGCACCTTTATCCTGCAGGATGAAAAAGCCAAAGATGATGTGGTAGAAACAAAAAATATGATTGAGGTCGATTGTCTTTATCTTGCGGCTGAAAAGTTTAAGGAAGACGAAATCAAAAGATTAAAGACCTGGATAGATGACCATAATTTTGAGGACGAGGAATTTTTCAGGAAAATTGCCGAACTTGCTGACAATCATCTTTTTTATCGGATCTGGTATATATTGAATGATTATTATAATGCACTTCAGCTGAAAGTATCGCCGGCTGAAAAAGCCGATTATCACAAACTGGTAGACTCGCTTGAAACAACAAGAGGAGACCTGATCCTCGAAAGGTATCGCATGCTGCGGAAAATGTCGACAGAATGA
- a CDS encoding NAD(P)-dependent malic enzyme produces the protein MTLREEALHMHRVNKGKLESKSKVPVRNARDLSLAYSPGVAEPCKEIYDKPETVYDYTMKGNMVAVVSDGTAVLGLGNIGPEAALPVMEGKAVLFKSFAGVDAFPICLNTTDVDKIVETVKLLEPTFGGVNLEDIAAPNCFAVEERLKKETNIPVFHDDQHGTAIVTVAGLVNALKIVGKKMNEIKVVANGAGAAGIAIIKLLYSYGVRDIIMCDTKGAIYEGRPNGMNAIKDEVAKFTNRDNVEGSLSDAIKDADVFIGVSVAGALTSEMVQSMNNDPIIFAMANPVPEIMPEEAKAAGAAVIGTGRSDFPNQVNNVLAFPGIFRGALDARATHINEKMKVAAVDAIASLIEESELSSDYVIPGPFDPRVAPAVAAAVANAAMETGVARIKVDPEEVKERTKRLALIGKGE, from the coding sequence TTGACTTTACGTGAAGAAGCTTTGCACATGCACCGTGTAAACAAAGGGAAATTAGAGTCAAAATCAAAAGTGCCTGTAAGGAATGCAAGAGATTTGAGTCTTGCTTATTCGCCGGGTGTGGCGGAGCCTTGCAAGGAAATATACGATAAGCCTGAAACCGTTTATGATTATACAATGAAAGGCAATATGGTAGCCGTTGTCTCTGATGGCACAGCAGTTTTAGGCCTTGGAAATATCGGTCCCGAAGCTGCGCTTCCAGTAATGGAAGGGAAAGCTGTTCTCTTCAAGAGCTTTGCTGGCGTCGATGCCTTTCCAATCTGTTTGAATACAACGGATGTAGATAAAATTGTCGAGACTGTAAAACTGCTTGAGCCGACATTCGGTGGAGTCAACCTGGAGGACATCGCAGCGCCAAACTGCTTCGCTGTAGAAGAACGTTTGAAAAAAGAAACGAATATTCCGGTATTCCACGACGACCAGCACGGAACTGCAATTGTAACAGTGGCTGGCCTCGTTAACGCGCTGAAAATTGTCGGCAAAAAAATGAACGAAATCAAAGTGGTCGCAAACGGAGCAGGAGCTGCAGGAATTGCTATCATTAAGCTTCTATATTCATACGGAGTCCGTGACATCATCATGTGCGATACAAAGGGTGCGATCTATGAAGGACGCCCTAACGGGATGAATGCGATCAAGGACGAAGTTGCTAAATTCACCAACCGTGACAACGTTGAAGGATCCCTCTCGGATGCTATCAAAGACGCGGATGTGTTTATCGGAGTATCCGTCGCTGGAGCGTTGACTTCTGAAATGGTCCAATCGATGAATAACGATCCAATTATTTTTGCGATGGCTAATCCAGTACCGGAAATCATGCCAGAGGAAGCAAAGGCAGCAGGAGCGGCAGTAATTGGCACAGGCCGATCCGACTTCCCTAACCAGGTGAACAATGTACTTGCATTCCCTGGAATTTTCCGCGGTGCATTGGATGCTAGGGCTACCCATATCAATGAAAAGATGAAGGTGGCTGCTGTAGATGCAATCGCCAGTCTGATCGAGGAATCCGAGCTTTCTAGTGATTACGTAATCCCAGGCCCATTTGATCCGCGTGTAGCTCCTGCTGTTGCAGCGGCTGTAGCGAATGCAGCGATGGAAACGGGCGTCGCGCGAATCAAAGTGGATCCAGAAGAAGTCAAAGAGCGCACCAAGCGTCTAGCATTGATTGGAAAAGGTGAGTGA